Below is a genomic region from Sulfitobacter sp. OXR-159.
GGTCTAGCAGCACCCGTGCGCGCTTGATGGCCTCGTCCCGCGGCACTTTGAGAACATGGACCGGCACCTCAATGACGTTTTCCAGCAGGGTGCGGTGGGTCCAGAGGTTGAATGCCTGAAACACCATGCCAAGGCGGGTTCGGATGCGCTCGATCTGGCGGCGGTCAACGGGGGAGCCGTCTTGGCGCATCTTGATCTCTTCACCGTTAACGATGATCTGACCCGCACTTGGGGTTTCGAGGAAATTGATGCAGCGCAGGCAGGTGGATTTGCCCGACCCGCTGCCGCCGATGATGGCGACAACATCGCCCTTTTTCGCGGTCAGTGAGACACCTTTGAGAACCTCCAACGCGCCGAAGGATTTGTGTAGGTCGGTAATTCTTATGGCCTCATTCTCCTCTGCGCGATCGGCATTGGCGTCTTCGGCTGCTTGTGTGGCTCTGACCGGCTTTCTTTGCAAAGCGTCTGCGCCCCTCATTTGATGTGTCCCAAATTTCTGTCTTGTAGTAAGGCCCGTATTTCGTAATAATGCAAGTGTATAATTAGGAAGTTCGGAAATCGCCTGTGTCGGACAGCACGCCTAAATTCAAACGTGAGCCAGCGGAGCACCGCAGGGAGGCCCTGATAAGGGCCACTCTGTCGCTGATCGCCGAAAAGGGTGTTCAGGCCGCGACGGTCCGGGCAATCGCGGCCCGTGCTGACGTGTCACAGGGTATGATTAGGCACCACTTTTCGTCGAAAGAAGACCTGATTACCGCGGCCTATGAGCATCACATGGACCGGCTCACCGACCTGACATCGGCCTTCGCGGAAGGCGACTGTAGCGCGCCGGTGGCACGGTTGGCGGCTTTCGTCGTCGGCAGCCTGACGCCGCCGGTTGTCGACGCGGGGTCGGTCAGCCTTTGGGCGGGGTTTCTCACCAAGGTCCATGACGACGCGCAGATGCGCGAAAGTCACAAACGGACCTATTACAATTTCCGCAACCGCCTTGAGGCGCTGATCGCAGCCGTATTGAACGAGGCGGATCAGCCCCCCACAGCACAAGAACTGCACCATTTGGCCATCGCCTGCAACGCCGTGATCGATGGATTGTGGATGGAAGGCGGTGTTCTACCGAGCGCTTTCGCGCCGGATGAGCTTTCAGAAATCGGAATTCGCTCCGTCGGAGCGCTCCTCGGGATAGACCTCACAATAGCAGGGCAACAGACATGAGAACGACAGATATCACCCGACGGCTGGCAGGTCTTGGCGGCGCAAAATGGGAAGTGCATCTAAAGGCCCGCGAGCTTGCCGCACAGGGCCGTGATATTATCGAGCTGACCATCGGCGAGCCGGACGTGCCGACCCCCGACGCGCTTATGGATGTCGCGGCCGATGCAATGCGCCGGGGCCGCACTGGTTATTCTGACGGTCGGGGTGAGACAGGTCTGCGCGCTGCATTGGCCGAACGATATTCGCACCGCGCGGGCCGTCGCATCACGCCGGACCAAGCCATGTGTTTTCCCGGCACGCAGACGGCGCTTTATGCCGTGCTGTTGGGCGTGGCCGAGGCGGGGCAGCAGGTTCTGGTCGGCGATCCGATGTATGCCACTTATGAAGGGGTGATCCGCTCCAGCGGTGCCGAGATGGTGCCCGTCCCGCTGCGCCCGGAAAACGGCTTTCGCCTTCATGCGGATGACATCGCCGCAAGGATTACCCCGCAGACCACGGCGATCTTGCTGACCACGCCGCATAACCCCACCGGCGCGGTCCTGACCCGGGCAGAGATTGACGCGCTTGGTGAACTGGCCATTGCCCATGACCTGTGGATTATCTCTGATGAAGTGTACGAAGAACTGATCTTTGACACCTCTGAATTCTGCTCGCCTCTGTGGCGTCCGCAGCTGGCTGACCGCACCATCGTCGTCTCATCGATCTCAAAATCCCACGCCGCACCGGGCTTTCGCAGCGGTTGGTGCATCGGCCCCGAAGCCTTTACCGAGGCTCTCTTGCCGCTGTCGGAGACCATGCTTTTCGGCAACCAGCCCTTTATCGCTGACATGACCGAAAAAGCAGTGCGCGAGGGGTCGCCCGTGGCTGAAGGGATGAAGCAACGCTTTGCCGCCCGCGCCGAGCGTTTGCACCGCCGGCTGTCGCAAGAGAGCCCGTTGAAGGTGCACCAACCGGATGCGGGCATGTTTGCAATGATCGACGTGTCGGCCACCGGAATGCGCGGCACCGACTATGCCATGCACCTGCTTGAGCAGGCTGGCGTGGCGGTCATGCCCGGTGCGTCCTTTGGGGAAACGCTCGATGCTTGGGTGCGTGTGGCGCTGACGACCGGCGACGCGGCCTTTGATGCGGCCTGTGACCGGATCATCCGGCACGCGGCGCAATTGCAACTGGAAACGGCATGACCAGTGTCGGCGAAGCGCTGGTCGCCCAGCTTTCACAGCGCGGCGTCGACTGTGTCTTTGGCATCCCCGGGGTGCACACGATCGAGCTTTACCGGGGCTTGGCGGCCTCGGGCATCCGCCATGTGACGCCCCGGCACGAACAGGGCGCGGGCTTCATGGCGGATGGCTATGCACGGGTCTCCGGCAAACCCGGTGTTGCCTTTGTCATCACGGGGCCGGGGCTGACCAACACGCTGACCGCAATGGGCCAAGCCCGCGCGGATTCTGTGCCGATGCTGGTGATCTCTGGCGTCAACACGCTGCCCAGCCTTGGCAAGGGCAGGGGGCATCTGCACGAGCTACCGGATCAGCGGGCGATGGCACGGACCGTCGCGCTGATCTCCGAGCGGGTTGAGACCGCCGATGAATTGGCCCCCATGCTCGACCGGGTCTTTGAGCCGTTCCAGTTAGGCCGACCGGGCCCCACACATCTTGAGATACCGCTGGACGTGGCCGGCGCGCCCTATACCGCCGAAGCGCCCTCTATTTCTGCCACCTCTGTGACCCCCCCGTCTGCCGAGCAAATCTTAGAAGCCGCCGCGATATTGGCGCAGAGCAAGGCGCCTTTGATCCTTGCCGGCGGCGGGGCTCGAAAAGCCGGGAATGCCCTGCAAACCCTCGCCGAAAAACTAGGCGCGCCGGTGGTGCAAACGGTGAATGCCCGCGGCGTAATGTTCGAGCATCCTTTGGGCGTTCCGGCCAGCCCCAGCCTGCAAGCCGTGCGGGCACTGATCGCGCAGTCGGACGTGGTGCTGGCCTTGGGCACCGAATTGGGCCCGACCGATTATGATATGTACGCCTCCGGCACCATGCCCGAGTTCCAAAGGCTCATCCGCGTCGATATTTGCGCTGAGCAGCTTTCCCGCCATGCCGCCGAACTGTCGATCCACGGCGATGCGGCACTCGCAATTGACGCGCTGAATGCCGCGGTCGACGGGGATGCCGCGCCAGACGGGGCAGCGCGGGCGGCCAAGGCCCGCCGCGAGGCGTTTGAAGAGATCGGCCCGGAGATGCGTGCGGCTTGCGACACCCTCGCTGAACTGCGCGGAGCCGTTCCGGGGGCGATCATCGTCGGCGATTCCACCCAGCCAATCTATGCGGGCAACCTTTATTACGATCATGACCGCCCCGGCGGCTGGTTCAACGCCGCCACCGGCTTTGGCGCGCTTGGCTATGGCATCCCCGCGGCAATCGGGGCGGCGCTCGCGGCACCCGACACGCCGGTGATCTGCATCGCTGGCGATGGCGGCGCGCAGTTCAGCCTGCCGGAACTGATGTGCGCGGTGCAAGAAAACCTGCCGATTTGCTTCATCATCTGGAACAACCACGGCTATCAAGAAATCGCCACCTCCATGCAGGATGCGGGGGTAAGTGTCGTCGGATGTGACCCGGCCCCGCCGGACTTTGCCGCCGTCGCACAATCCTGCGGCTTGCCCTTCTGGCGCTGCGATACGCAAGCCGGCGCCGTTGCAGATGCGCTGCGCGAGGCCACCGCGACTGGCGGGCCGACGCTTATTGAAATTCAGGCACAGCCAACCCCCGCGCCAGCAAACAAGAGAGCATGACATGACAGACCCTACCTATGAATTCACCCACGCCGTCACCCGCCGCCCCGCCGCCAGCATCGTCGATGGTCTGCGCGCCGAGGACATCGGCACCCCCGATCTTGCGCAGATGGAAAAGGCCCATGCGCATTACGTTGCCACATTGAAAGAAACCGGCGCTGAGGTGATCGAACTGCCCGCGCTGGACGCCTTTCCCGATTCCGTCTTTGTTGAGGATACCGCGCTTTGTTTGCCAAAGGGGGCCGTTCTGATGCGCCCCGGCGCACCGAGCCGCATGGGAGAGGTGGCCGAAATGGCATCGACCCTGAGCACCCTTTACAGTGACCTGCGCCAGATTGAAGGCCCCGGCCATATCGAAGGAGGCGACATTCTGGTCACCGGGCGCGAGATCTTGGTGGGCCGATCAGACCGTACCGATGCCGAAGGCGTGGCCGAGCTCACGCAGATCGTCTCGGACTGGGGCCATAGCCTCCGCGAGGTCTTTACACCGCCCGGCGTGCTGCATTTCAAGACCGATTGCTCGTTGCTCGACGGGGACACCATCCTCAGCACCAAACGGCTCGACGCTTCTGGCTGTTTCGAAGGTTACCGCGTGCTGCACACCGCCGAGGGCGAAGAGGCCGCCGCCAATAGCATCCGGTTTAACCAATATGTGCTCTGTCCTGCGGGCTTCCCCCGCACCGCGGAAATGTTGACGAAGGCAGGCTTTGAAGTGGTCGAGATCAGTAATGCGGAATGCGCCAAACTGGACGGCGGCATGTCGTGCCTGTCGCTAAGGTTCTGATACTGAGGGTCGCTTGGAAGGTTTGATCCCCTTGCATGAGTGCAGCGTTCTGCGGTCACGAATACCTTCGTCTGGAGGGGGCAAAGGTCAAACCGCCTCCGCCATGTTCTTTCGGCGATATGAGTTGATGCGGTTTGACCGCCCTGCAGTCGACTGCTTCTGACCTTGAGAGCCTGTGCGGAGTGCGCACCGCGCAGGCGCCTTGCGTCCCCATTGTCCTGCGTTTCGATAAACTCAATCCGGTTTCGGCCCGGTTTATACAGTCCGGCAAACTGATACTTCCTGTCCAACAACGAAATTCGGAAAGAAGGACAATCGGAATGAAAGCCATCGGCTATAACACCACCGGCGCGGCAGAGGTTTTGGAGGCGTTGGAAATCGACCGACCCACGCCGGGGCCGGGCGATCTTTTGGTTGAGGTAAAGGGCATCTCTGTCAATCCGGTGGATGTGAAGCTGCGCGCGCTTTCCGCCCCCGATGGCGGCCCAAAGGTCTTGGGGTTCGACGCGGCGGGTGTGGTCGTCGACTTGGGCTCAGAGGTTACGGATTTCGCCATCGGGGATGCGGTGTTCTATGCCGGGGATGTGACCCGTGCAGGCACCAACGCCGCTTTTCATGCGGTTGATGCCCGGATCGTGGGGCGAAAGCCGGAATCGCTCGATTTCGTTGAAGCCGCCAGTCTGCCGCTGACCGCGATCACCGCATGGGAAATGCTGTTCGATGCTTTCCGGCTGACGGAAGGGGCCGGTAAGGGGCAGGCGCTTTTGGTGATTGGCGGGGCCGGGGGCGTGGGGTCGATCCTTATCCAATTGGCCAAGGCGCTGACCGGATTGACCGTGATCGCCACTGCGTCGCGTCCGGAAACCCAAGACTGGGGGCGCAAGATGGGGGCGGATCATGTGGTGGATCACCGGAGTGATCTGGCGGCGCAGCTTGCCGATCTCAACCTCGCGCCCAGCTACGTTGCCGCGCTGACGGCCACGGACATGCATTGGCCAGCCATCATCGAAGCCATTGCCCCACGCGGCCAGATCGCATTGATCGACGACCCCGAAACGCTGGACATGAAAGCGGCGAAACCCAAAGCTTTGAGCGTGCATTGGGAGTTTATGTTCACAAGGTCGATGTTCCAAACCGAAGACATGACCGCGCAGCGCGACCTGTTGAACCGGGTCGCGCAGATGATCGACGCGGGCAGGTTGCAATCTACCGTGACCGAACATGGGGGCGTGATAAATGTAGAGAACCTTCGCGCCGCCCATCTGCGGCAAGAAAGCGGGCGGGTGATCGGCAAGCAGGTTTTGGGCGGTTGGTGATCACCCGACCGCCGCATGCCGCGCCATCGCAGAGACGCGCAGAGACCTCGATAAGGAGAGAGCCATGACAAAGACCATCCTCATCACCGGCGCGACTGACGGCATCGGTCTGCTGACGGCAAAGAAACTTAGCGGGCAGGGGCACACCGTGCTGCTGCACGGGCGCAGCGCCGAAAAATTAAGCGCATCGGCGGCAGAGGTGGGCGGCACCCCCCAGACCTACCGCGCAGATCTGTCGCAGTTGGATGAGGTCGCGGCATTGGCAGAGGCGCTGCGCATCGATCACAGCCAGATCGACGTGGTGATCAACAACGCAGGTGTCCTGAAACTGCCCGATCCGCGCACCGAAGCGGGGCTAGACGCGCGTTTTGTGGTCAACACATTAGCGCCCTATCTGCTGGTTCAACTCTTGCTGCCGGTACTGCCCAAAGCGGGCCGGGTGGTGAACCTTTCCTCTGCCGCGCAGGCACCGGTGGATGTGGCCGCTCTTCGGGGCAACGGCACCTTGGACGATATGGCGGCCTATGCGCAGAGCAAATTGGCGATCACGATCTGGACGCAAGAAATGGCCCGCGCACATCAGGATGGCCCGCTCTTCATCGCGGTGAATCCCGGGTCGCTGTTGGCGTCCAAAATGGTTAAGGAAGGCTTTGGCGTTGCTGGAAATGACCTGAGCATCGGTGCCGACATCCTTTGCCGTGCCGCGCTTTCGGAAGATTTCTCAAAGGCTTCGGGAAAGTATTTCGACAATGATAGGGGCGGCTTTAATGAACCGCATAGCGCCGCAGCGGACGCCGACCATGTCGCGGCGGTTATGGCCGCGATCCAAGAGCTCGTGAGCCAGAACCGGGCGGACTAGCTTTTGCAGGGGCCGGCGCCGTCGGGATGGCGCCAGATTTCCGCTGTTTACCTATCTGAAAAAAACGGCTCTCCGTGGAGGCCGACAACAAAAGGCCCCGTGCAGCGATGCTGGCGGGGCCTTTCATCGTTCCGAGAGGGCTCAGCGGCGGCGGCGGCCGCCGGTGCGGCCCGCGCGGCCTCGGCCTTCTTGACCGGCCTTGGGGGCGACCTTGTTGAACTCGATCCATGCGCTGCCATGCGGGTCACGGTCAAAGAGGAAGTTGGCGGCGCGGATGGCCTCCATCTCCTTGCCCGGACGGGGCTTGGTCGATCCCAGATTGAAGAGCGTCACGAAGGTCTCGTCATCCATCTCTTCGGGCAGGATAATGCCCGCGGCGGCCATCTCGGCGCGCTTTTCGGCGATCTTGACGGCGTTGAGCGGCACGGCCACCGGGTTCATGATCGCGCTTGTCATGCCAGCACCCATCGCCATCGGCAGGAAGGCGTTGTTGATCCCGTGGCGGTTGGGCAGACCAAAAGAAATGTTCGACGCACCGCAGGTGGTGTTCACGCCCAATTCCTCACGCAGGCGGCGCACAAGGGTAAAGACCTGATGGCCCGCTGTTGCCATTGCGCCGATTGGCATGACCAGCGGATCGACCACGATATCATGCGCCGGGATGCCGAAATCTGCAGCGCGTTCGACGATCTTTTTCGCCACGGCGAAACGCACATCCGGGTCTTCGGAAATGCCGGTGTCGTCGTTGGAGATCGCCACCACGGGCACGTTGTATTTCTTGACCAGCGGTAGCACGAGCTCAAGCCGCTCTTCTTCGCCGGTCACCGAGTTCAACAGCGGGCGGCCTTCGCAGGCTTGCAAGCCTGCCTCGAGCGCGCCGGGGACCGAACTGTCGATACAGATCGGCGCGTCGACGGCATTTTGCACCACTTTGATCAGTTCCGGCATCAGCATCGGCTCGACAAAGTTGTTGTCAGCATAGCGCGGGTCTTCGGCCATCTTGTTGGAAAAAACGGCGCCCGAGTTCACATCCAGCACCGTGGCACCGGCGGCGACCTGTGCGATGGCATCGGCCTCGACCCGCGAAAAATCGCCTTGCTCAAGCTCTTGGCTGAGAATTTTGCGGCCCGTGGGGTTGATCCGCTCTCCAATCACGCAAAACGGCTCGTCAAAGCCGATGACGGCGGTCTTGGTCTTGGATTCGATGACGGTTCTGGTCATGTAACTTCCTTTAGGATGCGTTGGCGGGCACCCCAGAGGCGCCGCCATTATCTTGGACCCATGTGGCGCTGGTCTTGATCCCGCCCAGCGGGAACAGATGCACATGGGTGATGTTAAAATCCGGGTGGGCCGCTTTGTAGGTGGCCAATTCACTGATCACATCTGCTGGCTCATAGGGCAACAGCAGCTTGGTGACATCCATCGCGCGCTTCTGCAGTACCTTCAGCGAAGGACCGACACCGCAGGCGATGGCGAATTTAATGAGGGTTTGCAGTTTCGCAGGGCCCGCGATGCCGATGTGAATAGGCAGGGTGATGCCAGCGGCTTTCAGACTGTCGGCCCATTCGATGATCGGCTGCGCCTCAAAGGCGAACTGCGTGGCGATTGCCATTTCTGCATCGGTGCGGGTCTGGAAGTCGTTCTTCCATTTCAGCGCGGCATCGACGTTTAGGCGGCCTCCGTCGGCGTCGATGTCGCGGTTGCCCTCGGGGTGGCCAGCGACATGCAGACGGGTAAAGCCAGCCTCATCGAATAGTCCCGTTTCCATCAGCTGCATGCTGTCAGTAAAGTCGCCCACGGGCGCGGTGACACCGCCCGCAAGCAGCAACGCTTGGCGCACATCGGCTTCGCCCTGATAGCGGGCGATCCAGTCGGCGAGCGTGGCGCGGTCCTTGATGATGCGGGCCGGGAAATGCGGCATGACCTTGAAGCCATCGGCGTTCAGCCGCGCGGCGGTGGCGACCATATCCTCAATCGGGGTGCCGTCGATATGGGCGATATAGACACGGGTGCCCTCTGGCAGCAGGGCGCGGAAATCTTCGACCTTCTCGGCGGTGCGGGGCATCACCTCGATCGAATAATCTTTCAACAGCGCCTCGACTTCGGCCACCGGCGCCTGCGGGGCCGGTGTTTCCTTCTTGCGGAAGTTCAAAAGTGCCATGAGCGTGTCCTTGATCATAGGGCTGGCAGGCTATGCCCAGCCGTCGTTGTCAATCAGTTGCTTAATCCGGTCGCGGTCGTATTCCGCGTCGATCCGGGCGGCTTCGGCGTCGGCGATGGCATCGGGATCGCCTTCAACCTCAAAGGGGTCCGCCTTGCGCCATTCCGCTAAATAGGCATCGGAATCTCCGGCGCCGATCTTCATCGCCGCGCGGTCGATCGCCTGTTCAAAGCGTTCGGGCAGGGGGCGTTTCGACCCACGGCGGCCTTTGCCGACGATCACCTGAGCGGGGATATCGCGCCAGTAAACGATGGTGACTGCGGGCATGGGACGATTCCTCCGGTTTAAACCTGTCTAACGAGCGTCGCGGTCAGGACAGGGCCGTTTTTCGACGAAACACGACCCATCCGCGACTTGGGGCTCGTGATAGCGCATCGGGCGGGCCATCACGAGGGCCCTGCGCCCCCATTATTCTCAAGATGATTGTGAGGTGGTCCTGAGGTGCCAAAAGATAGGGGCATGGCGCAGGACGCCGCGGAAATTGGCCCAAGGCACCGCGACCACTTGCACCGGCCCGGCGCAGGGAATACCTTGGGGGCAACTCGATATGAAAGGCGCGTAACCATGGCGCCACAGCGTCCCAAAGGTGCGGGTGCGCTCGACAAAGACATCCCGGCTCTGAGCCCCGCGCCAGTTCCGCCCAGATCTAATGAGCTATATGCGGCCCTAGATCTGGGTACAAATAGCTGCCGCATGTTGATCGCCCAGCCTCGTGGCAGCGGTTTCCATGTGGTGGACAGTTTCTCAAAATCGGTACAATTGGGTGCCGGTTTGGAAAAAACCGGGCGTTTGTCGCGCGGATCGATGGCGCGCACCATCCAGGCATTGCGGATCTGTCAGCAGAAATTGCGCCGCAACAAGGTGCAAAACATGCGGCTTGTGGCGACCGAAGCCTGTCGCCGCGCACAGAATGGCGCAGAGTTCATGCGCCGTATCCAGCGCGAGACGGGTCTCAAACTCGACATCATCCGCCCTGAGGAAGAAGCCCAACTTGCCGTGATCTCTTGCGCGCCGCTGGTCAGCCGCAAGACGGAGAACCTGCTGGTGGTCGATATCGGCGGCGGCTCGACTGAGCTTGTCTGGATCGACATCTCCAAAGTCCCTCGGGCGGATCGCGCCCGGTCGATCATGCGGCTTCAGGGCGGCTTCTATCAGGCGAAATCTGATGTGCCTGCCGCGCGGGTGGTGGATTGGATCAGCGTGCCTCTGGGCGTGGCGACGCTGCGCGACCAATTCTCTGATGTTGAAGACGACGCCGCGCGCTTTGCCTTGATGAGCTGGTTTTTTGAGGAAAACCTCACCGATTTCACACCCTATCAGACGATCCAGTCGCAAAAGCGGTTTCAGATCGTCGGCACCTCGGGCACCGTGACCACCGTGGCGGCAAGCCACTTGAACCTGAAACGCTATGACCGGACCAAGGTCGATGGCCTCAGCATGAGCAGCGCGCAGATCGACAAGGTGATCCACTCTTATATCGCCATGGGGCCGGGCGGGCGGCGCGCCGATCCGCGGATCGGGCAAGATCGCGCCGCCCTGATCATGTCGGGCGCCGCGATCCTGCAAGCCTTGATGCGCTGCTGGCCGACCGACAGGCTGTCAGTTGCGGATCGCGGTCTGCGCGAAGGCCTGCTATATGCACAGATGAGCGCCGATGGCGTATTAGAAGAAGGGGTCTTTTGATGGCCAAGACACCGGACGGAAAAAACACCTCGGGGCGCGGTCAGCGTGACCTCAAGGTCAAGGTGAAATCCGCACGCGGGCGCAAGCTCAGTTCCACCCGCTGGTTGCAGCGGCAGTTGAACGATCCATATGTCAAACGCGCGCAGGCCGAAGGCTATCGCGGGCGGGCGGCTTATAAGATTATGGAACTAGACGATAAATATCGTTTCCTTGTCCCCGGTGCACGGGTGGTGGACCTTGGCGCCGCGCCGGGCGGTTGGTGTCAGGTCGCGGTCAAGCGCTGCAATGTGCTGGGCGAGAAGAAGGGCAAGACGCAGGGCACCATTCTCGGCGTCGACCTGCAAGAGATGGAGCCGATCGCGGGGTGCGAGCTGCACCAGCTCGATTTTATGGAAGACGACGCTGACCTTAAGGTAAAGGAATGGCTGGGCGGCAAGGCGGATGTGGTCATGTCCGACATGGCGGCTGCCTCTTCGGGGCACAAGCAGACCGACCACCTGCGCATTATTTCACTCTGCGAGGCGGCGGCCTATTTCGCTTTCGACGTCTTGGAAGAGGGCGGCACATTCGTGGCCAAGGTGCTGGCGGGGGGCGCCGAGGGCGAGTTGCAAAAGCTGCTCAAGCGCCGTTTCACCAAGGTCGCCAATATCAAACCGCCCGCAAGCCGACCGGATTCATCAGAGAAATTCGTTGTGGCAACGGGGTTTAAGGGCGAAGAGGTCTAAGCGGTGATCGCCGTTCATGAGGCGTAAACCAATCGAACGCTAGGGTGTAGCTCTCCCGCGGTCTTTACGCCGCCAACCTCATGAGGGCTCCCCGATGCTTCGACACCTGCCACTTGTATCGCTCATCTTCATCCTGTGTTCCGGGCTCAAGGTTACCGCGTCCGAAGTGCCTTGGGCGCTGAACGATTATATCGACCGGGATTTGCTGTCTTGGGTCAATGACGCCCGCATCGTCGACGCGATTGCGCAGCAGAACCAGCGACACCGAGAGATGAATGTCTTGGCCGCCGCATCTGCCGCAGCGACCGCGCAGGCCACCCCGACGAGCCAAGCAAAGGCCCCTGTCGCCGCAGCTTTCTTAGCGGCGCAGATTGCCCGCGCCAAAGGTCAGATTGCCGAAGTGGCGCTGCTTGACGCCTATGGGTTGACCGTCGTCACCAGCGGCACCGCATCGGTCTATTTCAAAGGCGGCAAGCCCAAGAACAGCAATCGTTTCACGCCACCATCGGGGATGTTCGTAATCGATCAAGTGGCCATCGATGAAGGCTCCAAAGCGCATCAAAGCCGTGTTTCGATGCCCATTACAGAACCATCCAACGGAGCGATCATCGGGGTAATCACGGTGGAGTTGGAAGCGGCTGCCTTTTTCTGATGCGACCCTATGCCTGGGCGTGATCCGGCTTCGGATCCTTAGGGTTCGCGGGGCCGAACTGCTGCTCCAAAGCGCCGTGGCTAGGATTATCGAAACATGACAGTGAAGTCTGGGACTATTAAATACAGCGAAAGAACCTCGTCGCCGGTCGCGATGAAGCTTAGGTTGTTGTTATGGCTCGCGTTTTCATAGGTCTACGGGGCGGTCGCGCCGACGGCAGAGCGCGCGCCGGGGACGACCGCATAGGGATTGTCGTAGAGCGACGAGCCGGGGTATCTGTCCGCGATATCTACCGGTCGTGGCGTTTTAGGCGAGCAGCAGGGCGGTGATGCCAGCGAACCGCTTCATCGCGCGGCTCCGACGAAACGATAGCTCTCGCCACGGCGTTCAACCCGGCCCAGACCGCCCTGTGGCAGGTGAAAGCCCATCAGCCAGATCTGTTCGTCCGCCAGCCGGTCCAGCAACCGCTGGCGGGTTTCGGCGCCGCGCTCGGGGTCTTGGTCCGATCCGCTGGCCCAGCCGGGCCGGGCAAAGGCAAGATGGTGATTGCCGATGGCATCGCCGCCGATCATCAGCGCGTCACTGCCGCCGCCCAGCAGAAACGACATATGCCCGGGCGTATGCCCGAAACTCGCCTGTGCCATGATGCCGGGGAGCACTTCATCTCCGTCGGAGAAATGGGCCACCCGGTCCTCGATCGCCGCCAACCGCCGCGCGGCTCCGACGGCAAAGGCGGCGCGGGCTGCGCCGATTGTGTCCACGGTCGCCGGATCGCGCCAATAGTCCCATTCGACCTGACCCATGTGGTAGCGCGCATTGGGAAAGACCAGATCGTCGAAATCGTCCAGCACGCCCCAAAGGTGATCCGGGTGGCCATGGGTAAAGACAACGTCGGTCACCGCCTCCGGGGCGACGCCCGCCGCGTCTAAGCTCTCTGAAAGCGATCCGGCCGATGGCATAAAGGCGGGGCCAGCGCCCGCGTCGAAGAGGATCACCCGGTCGTCATTGCGCAAAAGCGTCAGGTTGCAGGGCGGCGCCAACTGGTCCTGAGGGAGATCAAAGGGCGCCAAAACCTGCGCCAGTTCCTCCTGCGGCAAACCTTCAAAGAAGAAACTCCGCGGGAGCAGCAGATTGCCGTCGCTCACACTGACAAGCTCATACCCACCGATCTGGGCAGAGGTCAGGGCAAAGGCACGCAGCGGGCCATGGGCAAGGGCCGCCGCGCCCATCCCTGCCAGCACCGTCCGTCTATTGACCTTCATCTTATGCCCTCCCCGCATTCATTCCGATTCGTGAATATAATTATCCTCATCGGATAACGGCACAAGGGGCGAATGCCCCGGCAAGAGATAAGTGTGCAAAACAAGGCAGCTATGCATGATCGTGGCTTGCATCGGGGGCAGGGGTTCTATCTAGGGGACACCACTCGAAACCCACCCCGACCCGGACGGAAAATGACTGATATCACAACAGAAGGTGCCTCGATCGCCTTTGACAAGGTCGGCAAGGCCTTTACCAAAGCAGGCGGGGCGACCGTGAATGCACTTGAGGGGATATCCCTCGACGTGGCACCGGGCTCAATCACCGGGATCAT
It encodes:
- a CDS encoding RlmE family RNA methyltransferase; the encoded protein is MAKTPDGKNTSGRGQRDLKVKVKSARGRKLSSTRWLQRQLNDPYVKRAQAEGYRGRAAYKIMELDDKYRFLVPGARVVDLGAAPGGWCQVAVKRCNVLGEKKGKTQGTILGVDLQEMEPIAGCELHQLDFMEDDADLKVKEWLGGKADVVMSDMAAASSGHKQTDHLRIISLCEAAAYFAFDVLEEGGTFVAKVLAGGAEGELQKLLKRRFTKVANIKPPASRPDSSEKFVVATGFKGEEV
- a CDS encoding MBL fold metallo-hydrolase gives rise to the protein MKVNRRTVLAGMGAAALAHGPLRAFALTSAQIGGYELVSVSDGNLLLPRSFFFEGLPQEELAQVLAPFDLPQDQLAPPCNLTLLRNDDRVILFDAGAGPAFMPSAGSLSESLDAAGVAPEAVTDVVFTHGHPDHLWGVLDDFDDLVFPNARYHMGQVEWDYWRDPATVDTIGAARAAFAVGAARRLAAIEDRVAHFSDGDEVLPGIMAQASFGHTPGHMSFLLGGGSDALMIGGDAIGNHHLAFARPGWASGSDQDPERGAETRQRLLDRLADEQIWLMGFHLPQGGLGRVERRGESYRFVGAAR